The segment AGAGAGCACTATAAAACGAGAAATTAAAGGTCTTCGGCAGCAACAGCAGAAGGGTACTGGCCATCTAGGTCAACTTTTGAgctttaaaaacatttgaaacgTTTTCAAAGAAGTAACAGGTAAAAATACTTAGAGCCTAAACAAATAGACGCAAAATATTCATCCTGTTACGCACCTGTAATAAAAGCGTAACCAAAAAAGCGTATTTTGtacttaattaattttaattgtgtGGAATTACTAAGTCCAAAAGATATACTGAAAAAAAgcgctaaagtggaactattgcaagtatacttaattaataatgaatagctgcttgaataaaataattgttatcaTATTATCAGTTTCAGAATATGCTGatttcaatataatttaaaattatatttaaatttaatttaattatatattatattaaaaacgaatattaaaaataaatcacaattgtGAAACAGTATTAAAAACTTTAGAAAGCtcgaaatatatttttaaatggcacATCCAAGTCAAAAACTAGAAGTTCATTTGAAAAATGGACcacaaaaatgcttttaaataatgtaattatgtaataatcTTTAGAAAAcgttatttaatgtatttgtctGCATGCAGGTGAACATTGCAGTAAATCTAAATCGTTTTGGACGtctaggaaatgggtctaattttctttttagaaagCTCACATACTAGAATATTcagttgaaatgtaaaaattataaatgccatagctttttaaaaataaaaaaaaactgtgcatggCAGAAAACACCCTTTtcatttatagatagatagatggatagatagagccTGTGTGTGAAGGCTCATATAGCCTGCAGTCATAACACTAGTCAGTGATGTTTCACGCCTGAACTCACTGCTGTTAGCTAACATGACAGTAATGAGCTCATCTCAGCGATGTTTGAGCCGAAGATCAGTGCTCAGGAATCAGCCACACATATCCACGATTAGCGACACTGACCCAGAACGACATATTAGAGATAAGAGCTCATATTagagacaggacaggacaggacaggacaggtcAGAAGGATCGGGGGCGGAGTCTCGTCACTGTTTCCCGCAGATAAATGACTGCGTTCATCATTTAAGAATCATCACAGCATCCAAATCAGGACCCAAGACACCGACTCAGCTGAGAGGATTTTATATGCTTGAGATGAAAATGGTAAGATGCATTTATGGTGATATTTAAAACTCTGTTTCAAAATCCAGGAAGTGAATTTGAGTTTTACATTGTTGTGTCAGGGTCCAGAGGAAAGCGCGTGTTTCCAGAGCAGCATCAGCATCTCTCGAGCCGTGCCTGCAGGAGCTGTGCTCGGACCATGTGCTCTGACACACACCTCCCTCTGCGACAGCATCGCCTTCATCGCCTGCAAGAGCTCGGACAGACGAGAGACCGCCCGTGTGCTGCAGGTCATTAAACAAGCAATACATGACGTATAGACCGGGCTTTTACTCAgagaatatttattaaaatgaaacttAATTTATGTGTTTATATTATAGGCTACTTTAAGTTCTATGCTATAAAGAATCTATTGAGATTTTCACCATTATTGCCTATATGAAAAGAATGAACAAGTAAAAACAAGTATTTTTGGCAATTggagttatatataaaataaacaaaaacatattaagtCATATGACAACttattatgcaaataaaatattcttGTATTTTATAAGTAGCGCTAATTTAAATGCCATTTTgctattgcaaaaataaaatacgaAATTCAGCTCTTAATATAAGATATTTCCACTGCTAGAGAAAATCCGAATTTGTGTAAAAGCATGTTTAACgttacaaatattttgtattacaaaTAGTTAATGTATTCATTTTCAGATATTAAGTTATTTTGCGTTGTTCAGATGGACCCATCAGCGTCAAGCAAATATCTGCAGATGATTCAGTCAGCCAGAAATACAGAGGAGCAAAATCTAGAGGCGTATATGAAGAACGGACATCTGGTTTTCAGAGCCATAAAGGATATTCCTGAAAACACAGAGCTTTTAGTTTGGTATGGGAGAGATCTTGCCAAACTGCTTGGCCTCGGCACAGAGCAAAAGAACACAAAAGGTTTGAATGCATTACATATTTATGACACATGATATTAAAAGCAGTGTTTAGGAATGAATATATCAGTTGAGTGCATAATTCAATGATTCACTAAAATAGCCACTTGTTTTGTTCATGAATGCAtcaatgtttttgaacaaattggataagtgaatgattcagtgaatcaccCATGCATGTATCATTACCAaacgaatcagtgtttttgaaatatatttcaaatagaagACCTTTATCAATTACATTAAAagctgttgttgttatttttttctgaaatgataAAACAAGTGTTAGACTGATTTTAGGAAACtgtaataacaaaataaagtcaCTCACAAATGAACGAATCAGTGTTTTGgaacaaaacttttaaataaatgattcagttaCTGCCTTTACATTAATGTTTAACTGCAATggtaaataactttttatttgatttctctTTTAGGTTTAATTTGCTCTGAATGCAAACAGAGTTTTCTCTTTGAATTCCCTCTGTTGGCACACAAGAGGTTTTTCTGCACAAAGAAACCTACAAGCTTCTCGAAGAAAATCACCATGCCAGAATTTCTTAGTCGCAAACCTGCCACAAACTTCCACAATTTAGCACGAGAGCTGGAGAACTGCAGGAAAAATCGTCCCACAGATGCAAAAAGCCCTAAAAGAAGACGTTCTCTTGAATCAGACACAGACGAGAGTGATGGCGAAGCGTCATCTTTGGACACCGATGGAGACGAAAAGGTATTAGTGAAAAGGTTTTGTGTTAATGGAGTGAATAGATGTTCCTGGTCGTCCTCCAAGTCTTTCAGCAAGGGCCAGAATTCTCCATGCAGCGTTCCACAATGCCATGACAACTGCAGGACAGACCCAGACAACCAGGATTTGAAATCTAGTACAATAGTGACAAAGTCTGCATTCACCACTAGAGTGTCAAGCAATGTTCAAGGTGGCAAGAACAAGAAGAGCGCGTTCACGCAACCTGCTCCTCATATCCCGCTGATGTCAACCAGTCTTACCAACAACCTCATCACTAACCGGACATCTGTCCTCCCCAGCATTCTCACACTCAACTTCCACAGCTCTACTTTACTAAACACGGATCTTCCAAAACATTTGGCTCATCTTTCCAAAGATGCAAACCTTTGGCCCAAGACCTCCCATCTACTGCATCCACACACTAATCGACTCCAGTCGCTACTGACCACCTCTCTGTCTTCTCTTGGGCTACCTTTCCAGAATTGGTGCGctaaatgtaacatttctttCCATTTGACGTCGGACCTGGTGCAACACATGAGGTCCCACCACAAGCGGGCGCTGTCAGATGAGAGAGAGTCGAGGCACAGGGACGAGAGGCTGAAGTGTCCCGTATGTAACGAAACGTTCAGAGAGCGTCATCACCTGTCACGTCACATGACCTCTCATACATAAGCTGCTAGTTTATAAAAAAGATATCGTTTCATTAAATATTTCTCCAACATTTCCTAGAACTATCtcaataagcattttaaaataaaataaaaaaaaaatactaatgtaTATTGTCATTGTCAAATTTAACTGTAATTCTCATAAACATTGTTATATCGATGCAAATGTCGTCTTCAGGGAATGTGGATGCATCACTTTGTAAGCATAAAAGTTAGTTTTTAAGATTTAgatttattaagtatttattttatatatcaggaCAGTCTGACAAAATTATGCcaaattatttgtgatttttaaatccagtttttctgttttatattacACACTGTATTTTACATGTGGTGCCACTTTGTAATGCacgaattaaaaaataaaaaaaataaataaatgcctttttGAAAACATCTATTATTTGTGCTGTCAGAAAACTATTTGATGTCATCACggttttattgtttaaaacaattttacTGTCCCTTTACTACATAGGTATAAATGTGCATatctatttttaaacatttttgtaaataattgaaTGATGTGACCAAAAgctttttaactgtaaaaaagcattaaaatgtacattagtacatttctattttatttttatgtttttttgtgtgtgtgtgaaaaaatattaaacaatttaaattaatctaGTAATCTGTTTGGCTTTTCAGGATTTTATCTAAATTGGTCATGGGATCAATGCTAATTTGTACACTAGGTGGCGCAAGAGTACTTGTTTATTTGCTGTCCGTCTGTGCATATCACACACTATTAACAGAACAgagaaataaatatctaaaaaagtgaaaaaaataatatgacaacAAAAGAATCTGCTTAATTCAGAGATCCTTTATAGGGAAACATATACACTTGATCACATGAAACtataatacacaaaaaaatacataaaaacatcttttttaatattgtaaCAAATATGTTCAGTACACAAACTATTAATACCACTTaccaaaagcaaaaaacaaaacaatgtaacAGTAGAACAGGTCAGCCAGCGACACGCTCTTAATTCCTCCAGGAGATCTATAGCATATTTATAACACATTTCATTAAGGTACTTGAGGTAAATGACACGAGTATGTTTCCTTTAGCATAGTGTTACTGTCACAATGAGAATCCAGCCTCAACTTCACAACAGAAAAAGTGGAATGATTAGAAAAGTCCTTCAAAGTCTTCAGTGCCATCAGTCCTTGTGTTAGGACACGATCCTAAATTCACCGTTCACATTCTACTGAGAGACGACCTGCAGCAATGAGAAACAATCGGCGTGTGAAATCAAGTGTGCATTTACAGTAGTGGCTAGTGATTGTCGTTTAAAAAGTACAACTTAATATCTTAAACAAGGGTTTTTCAGACCTGAGTGAACGGCGCGTGTCTCTCTCCAGATTGTTTTCAGGACCTTCACTCTCATATGAAGCGAGCTGGAGCTCTGAAACACAacaaatacacattcattcacCCAAAACCACTAGAAATAACGGCAACAGTTTATTTTAACGGGAcagttacatgtacttactatagtaataacagGAAATTATAAGCAACTAACCATAAACCAAACCctgtagtaagtacatgtagatAATTATTATTACGCAATACTTATTTGTAATCACACTTCAGTGatgtttccttaaaataaatttgaaatatttaacaaatcaACTAAGGTATTTATTAGGTGACATCACTGTAATATTTGAATACTGATTTGTGATCATTCCTTTCTTTTTTGCAAAACCTCTACAGCCATTTATTTCACCATCTATTTTTCTAAGTGTAAGTAGAAAGCAGCGGTGGCTCACCATCTTCACTGAACACTGGTGCGCTGATGAGATACTGAAGGGTTTTCCTGTCTCTCTCAAAAGGACAGATCACCTGCCTCCAGGACAGAAACTCACTCACT is part of the Carassius auratus strain Wakin chromosome 10, ASM336829v1, whole genome shotgun sequence genome and harbors:
- the prdm8a gene encoding PR domain zinc finger protein 8, whose product is MLEMKMGPEESACFQSSISISRAVPAGAVLGPCALTHTSLCDSIAFIACKSSDRRETARVLQMDPSASSKYLQMIQSARNTEEQNLEAYMKNGHLVFRAIKDIPENTELLVWYGRDLAKLLGLGTEQKNTKGLNALHIYDT